A window of the Lolium perenne isolate Kyuss_39 chromosome 7, Kyuss_2.0, whole genome shotgun sequence genome harbors these coding sequences:
- the LOC127316942 gene encoding protein ALP1-like yields the protein MSTSQSSDESDSDDGIESALMESRRRRRLRNAQVMYQVLEHSEKHLTKKKRVEPRCTGQQWVFDNLGSSKDCYDMFRMHRPCFDSLHDTLVQKYGLKGSNRMCSEEAVGMFLWTLGSPQSVTQVQNRFKRSRETINRKFAEVLYCVNQLAGDIIKPIDPQFPIVHERLRDSRFTPHFNGAIGAIDGTHIPVIVPAVDIVNHVGRLGYPTQNVMAVCDFDLRFTSIVAGWPGSVHDTRIFKDTLLKFEANFPHPPPGRYYLVDSGYPNQDGYLSPYTGTKYHLPEFRLAGPPSGKQEIFNHAHSSLRNAIERAFGVLKQKWRILHGISSYPIEKQTKIIIACLALHNFIRDSQLFDLHFYRCDIDENYMPPGHVSSTSGGNVGDNLGGDHVTMNNTRDNIANALFAASGGV from the exons ATGAGCACAAGTCAGAGTAGTGATGAAAGTGACAGCGATGATGGCATCGAGTCCGCACTTATGGAATCAAGAAGGCGTCGGCGGCTACGGAATGCACAAGTGATGTACCAAGTTCTTGAACATTCCGAGAAGCATCTTACAAAGAAAAAGAGGGTAGAACCAAGATGCACCGGACAACAATGGGTATTTGATAACTTGGGCAGCTCGAAGGATTGTTATGACATGTTTAGGATGCATAGGCCATGTTTTGATTCTTTGCATGACACTTTGGTTCAAAAATATGGTCTCAAGGGGTCAAACCGCATGTGTTCCGAGGAGGCAGTTGGAATGTTTCTGTGGACTCTTGGTAGTCCACAATCCGTGACTCAAGTTCAAAACCGATTCAAGAGATCCAGGGAGACAATCAATAGGAAGTTTGCGGAGGTTCTATATTGTGTGAATCAGTTAGCGGGAGATATCATCAAGCCTATTGATCCACAGTTCCCAATAGTGCATGAGAGGCTACGGGATTCTAGATTCACACCTCATTTCAATGGTGCAATTGGTGCAATTGATGGGACACACATACCAGTTATTGTGCCAGCGGTTGATATAGTCAACCATGTTGGTCGCCTTGGATATCCAACACAGAATGTTATGGCTGTTTGTGATTTTGACTTGAGGTTTACCTCCATTGTTGCCGGATGGCCAGGTTCCGTACATGACACAAGGATATTCAAAGATACCTTGCTTAAGTTTGAAGCAAattttcctcatcctcctccag GAAGATACTATCTAGTTGATTCGGGTTATCCCAATCAAGATGGTTATCTTTCACCATATACAGGAACCAAGTACCATCTACCCGAGTTTCGACTAGCTGGACCGCCATCTGGGAAGCAAGAAATATTCAACCATGCTCATTCATCTCTTCGAAATGCTATTGAGAGAGCATTTGGGGTATTGAAGCAGAAATGGCGTATTTTACATGGTATATCAAGTTATCCAATAGAGAAGCAGACAAAGATTATCATTGCATGTCTAGCACTCCATAACTTCATTCGTGATAGTCAATTGTTTGATCTACACTTCTATAGATGCGATATTGATGAGAACTACATGCCTCCGGGGCATGTTAGTTCCACATCCGGAGGCAATGTAGGCGACAATTTAGGAGGGGATCACGTTACCATGAACAACACTCGTGACAACATAGCTAATGCTTTGTTCGCAGCAAGTGGAGGTGTCTAG